The following coding sequences are from one Virgibacillus necropolis window:
- a CDS encoding RNA polymerase sigma factor: MRELDIELFNRTQAQDEQALEQLYDRYEKLLFSFSFRMTKNKFLAEEVVQDVFTKIWSKQRNFDESKGKFSSWLLTVTRNATIDLLRKQKETPYEIDERDALHDSTPSTEEQVEWKERSEEVRVAVKQLTNEQQEIIELFYFKGLSQSKIAETCDIPLGTVKGRVRLALKHLRGILSPKSERGVLDDV; encoded by the coding sequence ATGCGGGAGCTGGATATTGAACTATTCAATCGAACACAAGCACAAGATGAACAAGCGCTAGAGCAATTATATGACCGCTACGAAAAGCTGTTATTTTCGTTCTCGTTTCGCATGACCAAGAACAAGTTTCTGGCTGAAGAAGTCGTGCAAGATGTTTTCACGAAAATTTGGTCAAAACAACGAAACTTCGATGAATCAAAAGGTAAGTTTTCATCTTGGTTATTAACCGTTACGCGTAATGCAACAATTGACCTGTTAAGAAAACAGAAGGAAACACCATATGAAATAGATGAGCGTGACGCACTTCATGATTCAACTCCTTCTACTGAAGAACAGGTAGAATGGAAGGAACGTAGCGAGGAAGTTCGCGTGGCAGTTAAACAATTGACAAATGAACAACAAGAAATAATTGAGTTGTTTTATTTCAAAGGGTTATCACAGTCTAAAATAGCTGAAACATGTGATATACCATTAGGTACAGTAAAAGGGAGAGTGCGTTTAGCATTGAAGCATTTACGCGGTATATTATCTCCTAAGAGTGAAAGGGGGGTTCTGGATGATGTCTAA
- a CDS encoding ABC transporter ATP-binding protein: protein MTEPAMQLTDVKKIIGKKEIIKGLTFTIYKGEVFGFIGPNGAGKTTTIRMMVGLMNITEGDIRILGNSIKTDHKAAIKEVGAIVENPEMYPFMSGWQNLQHYARMIPGITKERINEVVKLVGLEKPIKERAGKYSLGMRQRLGIAQALLHNPSVLILDEPTNGLDPAGIREIRKYIRNLAQAENVAVIISSHMLAEVEQMCDRIGIIKNGELISTQHLHDASGEAQAHQIQIEVEPLSKAQELLKANHGIDGTILGDAITFQGDKKNIPLYIQTLVENQLLIYQVGVSKTTLEDKFFDLIGENTIE, encoded by the coding sequence ATGACAGAACCAGCAATGCAATTGACAGATGTCAAAAAAATAATTGGCAAAAAAGAAATCATTAAAGGTCTTACCTTTACCATTTATAAAGGAGAAGTGTTTGGGTTTATCGGTCCAAACGGTGCAGGTAAAACAACTACCATCCGAATGATGGTTGGTTTGATGAACATAACGGAAGGTGATATCCGGATACTAGGTAATAGTATTAAAACAGATCACAAAGCAGCAATTAAGGAAGTTGGAGCAATTGTTGAAAATCCAGAAATGTATCCATTCATGAGCGGATGGCAAAACCTCCAGCATTATGCTCGAATGATCCCTGGTATAACAAAGGAACGTATAAATGAGGTTGTTAAATTAGTAGGTTTAGAAAAACCAATCAAAGAAAGAGCAGGAAAGTATTCGCTTGGAATGCGCCAACGTTTAGGAATTGCTCAGGCATTACTACATAACCCATCTGTATTGATACTAGATGAGCCTACAAATGGACTTGACCCAGCTGGAATAAGAGAAATTCGTAAATACATACGCAATCTAGCACAAGCTGAGAATGTTGCCGTCATTATTTCTAGCCACATGCTAGCAGAGGTAGAGCAAATGTGTGACCGCATCGGTATTATTAAAAATGGAGAATTAATTTCTACCCAGCATTTACATGATGCATCCGGTGAAGCACAGGCCCACCAGATTCAGATTGAGGTAGAGCCATTAAGTAAAGCCCAAGAATTATTAAAAGCAAATCACGGTATAGATGGAACTATCCTCGGTGATGCCATTACATTCCAGGGCGATAAAAAGAATATACCATTATACATTCAAACACTTGTTGAAAACCAACTATTAATCTACCAAGTTGGTGTGTCTAAAACTACATTAGAAGATAAATTCTTTGATTTGATTGGAGAGAATACAATTGAGTAA
- a CDS encoding ABC transporter permease: protein MSNFFQLLVNEQIKTYIRKSTWSMYIILALIIIGIGFMTNFYQGTVTTYEEDTWRQTLEDENQKYTEEMEKEEMMASYNSSLIEKNNYHLENDIMPANYDAWQFVSENEFLLSLVTLFTIIVAAGIIANEFKWGTIKLLLIRPISRTKILISKYISVLLFALWTLLFVLVLSFIVGALFFGINSFDPQIVSNQGGSYEQVSVIKQIIAGYGLQLVTLLMMATFAFMISAIFRQSALAIGTAIFLMFAGTSIVGYFADKAWSKYILFANTDLNQYITGTPVIEGMTLGFSITVLLVYYVIFLAITWMFFTKRDVAGH from the coding sequence TTGAGTAACTTCTTTCAGCTTTTAGTAAATGAACAAATTAAAACGTATATTCGAAAGTCTACGTGGTCGATGTATATTATATTAGCCCTTATTATTATAGGAATCGGATTTATGACAAACTTTTACCAAGGTACCGTCACAACTTATGAAGAAGACACATGGCGTCAAACCCTTGAAGATGAGAACCAGAAGTATACAGAAGAAATGGAAAAAGAGGAGATGATGGCTAGTTACAACTCTTCCCTAATTGAAAAAAACAATTACCATTTAGAGAATGATATTATGCCAGCAAATTATGACGCGTGGCAATTCGTTTCAGAAAACGAATTCTTACTATCGCTAGTTACCTTATTTACAATCATTGTTGCTGCGGGTATTATTGCCAATGAGTTTAAATGGGGCACCATCAAACTTTTACTAATTCGCCCAATATCACGGACAAAAATTTTAATATCTAAATATATTTCTGTATTGTTATTTGCACTATGGACATTACTATTCGTATTAGTCTTATCTTTTATAGTAGGAGCACTATTTTTCGGTATTAATAGCTTCGATCCACAAATTGTCTCAAATCAAGGTGGTTCTTATGAGCAGGTTTCGGTTATCAAACAAATTATTGCTGGATACGGACTTCAATTAGTTACATTGTTAATGATGGCAACCTTTGCTTTCATGATTTCAGCAATTTTTCGTCAAAGTGCACTCGCAATTGGTACAGCAATCTTCCTCATGTTTGCAGGTACTTCCATCGTGGGATACTTTGCTGACAAAGCCTGGTCAAAATATATTTTATTTGCTAATACTGATTTAAACCAATATATAACTGGGACACCCGTTATTGAAGGTATGACACTTGGATTTTCGATAACAGTATTACTTGTATACTATGTCATTTTTCTTGCTATCACTTGGATGTTCTTCACAAAAAGAGATGTGGCTGGACACTAA
- the treR gene encoding trehalose operon repressor, with protein sequence MQKKYLTIYQDLVLKIQDNYWPKQTMLPSENELTEMYTTSRETIRKALNLLAQDGYIQKIRGKGSVVIDINKFDFPVSGIVSFSELAEKLNLSTQTIVNELILLKADQSLQNMLHLNLTDKVWKVVRSREIDGEKVILDKDFLDEKVVPTLTKEICEDSIYRYLENELGLTISFARKEIVVEEPTEEDRQLLDLEGYSNVVVIKSLVYLDDASLFQYTESRHRPDKFRFVDFARRINE encoded by the coding sequence ATGCAAAAGAAATACCTTACTATCTATCAGGACTTAGTTTTAAAGATACAAGATAATTATTGGCCAAAACAAACGATGTTACCATCGGAAAATGAACTTACCGAGATGTATACGACATCAAGGGAAACTATTCGGAAGGCATTGAATTTATTAGCGCAGGATGGCTATATTCAAAAAATACGAGGTAAAGGATCTGTTGTCATTGATATCAATAAATTTGACTTTCCGGTCTCAGGAATTGTGAGTTTCAGCGAGTTAGCAGAAAAGTTAAATCTATCGACTCAGACGATTGTAAACGAGCTAATCCTGTTAAAAGCAGATCAAAGCCTTCAAAACATGTTACATCTAAATCTGACCGACAAAGTTTGGAAAGTAGTCCGATCTAGAGAAATTGATGGAGAAAAGGTTATTCTAGATAAAGATTTTCTGGATGAAAAGGTTGTACCGACACTTACAAAAGAAATATGTGAAGACTCCATCTATCGTTATCTAGAAAATGAATTAGGCTTGACAATTAGTTTTGCTAGAAAAGAAATTGTTGTTGAGGAACCAACTGAAGAAGATAGACAACTTCTGGACCTAGAGGGTTATTCAAACGTTGTTGTGATAAAGAGTTTGGTCTATTTAGATGATGCCAGTTTGTTTCAATATACGGAATCAAGACATCGACCTGACAAGTTCCGTTTTGTGGACTTTGCTCGCCGAATCAATGAATAG
- the treC gene encoding alpha,alpha-phosphotrehalase, with amino-acid sequence MIEPWWKKAVVYQIYPKSFQDTTGNGVGDIQGIITRVDYLQELGVDVIWLTPVYQSPQKDNGYDISDYFSIDEMYGTMADFDELLQETHKRGMKLIMDLVINHTSTENKWFIESAKSKDNPYRDFYIWQDAKNGEAPSDWKSKFGGSAWQYDETTDQYYLHLFDQTQADLNWENEAVRNKLYDMMHFWAEKGIDGFRLDVINLISKDQQFPNDHDGDGRKHYTDGPRIHEFLHEMNQAVFSKNDMMTVGEMSSTTLENCMLYTNPDRNELDMTFQFHHLKVDYPNREKWTRAPFDFQALKKILSDWQVGMHMGNGWNALFWCNHDQPRSVSRFGNDSNYRVESAKMLATTIHLMQGTPYIYQGEEIGMTNPKFSNINDYRDVESLNAYKVLKRQGKQEDEIMAILQQKSRDNARTPMQWSTSENAGFTKGIPWISVAENYPEINAVHALQDDNSIFHHYQKLIELRKKQDIITYGDYQLLAEDHPQVFAYTRNWKEQTLCIVNNFYEKDVTIELPYTEGNVLLSNYQDSDRSLQKLTLRPYESIVYDITNGE; translated from the coding sequence ATGATAGAACCATGGTGGAAAAAAGCAGTTGTCTATCAAATTTATCCGAAAAGTTTTCAGGATACCACTGGAAATGGTGTTGGTGATATACAAGGGATTATCACCCGAGTTGATTACTTGCAAGAACTAGGTGTCGACGTGATTTGGTTGACACCTGTCTATCAATCGCCACAGAAAGATAATGGCTATGATATTAGTGATTACTTTTCAATTGATGAAATGTATGGAACAATGGCGGACTTTGATGAACTTCTTCAGGAGACACATAAGCGTGGAATGAAGTTAATCATGGATTTAGTCATTAATCATACATCTACAGAAAACAAGTGGTTTATAGAATCAGCAAAGTCAAAGGATAATCCTTATCGTGATTTTTATATTTGGCAGGATGCTAAGAATGGCGAGGCACCATCAGATTGGAAATCAAAATTTGGTGGTTCTGCATGGCAATATGATGAAACGACTGATCAATATTATTTACATTTATTTGACCAAACTCAAGCGGACTTAAACTGGGAAAACGAGGCGGTTCGGAACAAGTTATACGATATGATGCATTTTTGGGCAGAGAAGGGTATTGACGGATTTCGGCTAGATGTGATTAATCTTATTTCAAAGGATCAACAATTTCCAAATGATCATGATGGAGACGGACGAAAACATTATACAGACGGTCCGCGGATCCATGAATTTTTGCATGAAATGAATCAAGCGGTTTTTTCAAAGAATGATATGATGACCGTTGGTGAAATGTCGTCAACAACGCTCGAAAATTGTATGTTATATACCAATCCTGATCGTAATGAACTAGACATGACATTCCAGTTTCATCATTTAAAGGTGGATTATCCAAATAGAGAGAAGTGGACAAGGGCTCCATTTGACTTTCAAGCACTAAAAAAGATTTTATCTGATTGGCAAGTTGGGATGCATATGGGAAATGGCTGGAATGCATTATTCTGGTGTAATCATGATCAGCCCCGTTCAGTATCCAGATTCGGTAACGATTCAAACTACCGAGTAGAGTCTGCCAAGATGCTTGCGACGACAATCCATCTGATGCAAGGCACACCTTATATTTATCAGGGTGAAGAAATTGGGATGACCAACCCAAAGTTTTCAAATATAAATGATTATCGAGATGTAGAGTCTTTAAACGCATATAAAGTATTAAAGAGACAAGGAAAACAAGAAGACGAGATCATGGCTATTTTACAACAAAAGTCACGCGATAATGCCCGTACTCCAATGCAATGGTCAACTAGTGAGAATGCTGGATTTACAAAGGGTATACCGTGGATCTCTGTAGCTGAAAATTATCCTGAGATTAATGCGGTACATGCCCTACAAGATGACAATTCCATTTTCCATCATTACCAAAAACTAATTGAACTTAGAAAAAAGCAAGATATAATCACATATGGTGATTATCAACTATTAGCTGAAGACCATCCACAAGTATTTGCATATACACGTAATTGGAAAGAGCAAACATTGTGTATTGTAAATAACTTTTATGAAAAAGATGTAACAATTGAACTGCCTTATACAGAAGGAAATGTGTTATTATCAAATTATCAGGACTCTGATAGGAGCCTTCAGAAACTTACGTTAAGACCGTACGAATCGATTGTTTATGATATTACTAATGGGGAATGA
- the treP gene encoding PTS system trehalose-specific EIIBC component — translation MGNNNEIIYAPLSGEIKKLEAVPDPTFSQKMMGDGLAIEPSDGKVVAPFDGKVVQIFPTKHAVGLESSSGVEVLIHIGLETVSLDGKGFEAHVQQGDLVKAGDALVTFDLAFIKEKAKSTITPVIITNGNALEMLDKTEDNVVEAGKSVLFHAAMQGKAKSSKTSGYGKEAQAIVAAIGGKENINVATHCVTRLRFALADQDKVDKEALENLDIVKGSFLSSGQFQVVIGQGTVDKVYAAMIKETGIEEASKDDVKAASNEKQNPLQRGIKTLADIFIPILPAIVTAGLLLGINNILVGKGIFSETQSLIEMYPEWAGIASMINIIANTAFTFLPALIGWAAVKRFGGSPILGIVLGLIMVHPDLLNAYAYGDALKAGTIPTWNLFGFEVDKIGYQGQVLPVLFASYVLAKIEVYLRKKVMDSLQLLIVPPVALLVTGFLTFILIGPVMFAVGNFITDGIVSIFDAFPIIGGLLYGAIYAPLVITGMHHTLLAVDIQLIGSTGTTFLWPILALSNIAQGAAVFAIWVAAKNEKLKGLSLTSGISAWLGITEPAMFGVNLRYKYPFVAAVIGSSIAGAIIMMQGVTAHSIGIGGVPAPLSIESGMTAFLIGIVIVIIIPFLITYFIAIRKVNK, via the coding sequence ATGGGTAATAACAATGAAATCATATATGCGCCGCTTAGTGGTGAAATTAAAAAGCTTGAGGCTGTACCAGACCCAACCTTTTCACAAAAGATGATGGGCGATGGATTAGCAATAGAACCAAGTGATGGAAAAGTAGTAGCGCCATTTGACGGTAAGGTTGTCCAGATATTCCCAACTAAACATGCAGTGGGCTTAGAAAGCAGTTCCGGTGTTGAGGTTTTAATTCATATTGGTTTGGAAACGGTTTCGTTAGATGGTAAGGGTTTTGAAGCACATGTGCAGCAAGGAGATCTAGTGAAAGCTGGAGACGCACTTGTGACGTTTGATTTAGCATTTATTAAAGAAAAAGCTAAAAGTACTATTACACCAGTAATTATTACAAATGGTAATGCACTTGAAATGCTAGATAAAACAGAAGATAACGTAGTGGAAGCAGGCAAGTCAGTTCTATTTCATGCCGCAATGCAAGGTAAGGCTAAAAGTAGTAAGACAAGCGGTTACGGCAAGGAAGCACAAGCTATTGTGGCAGCAATTGGTGGCAAAGAAAATATTAATGTTGCTACACATTGTGTTACACGTCTTCGCTTTGCATTAGCTGATCAGGACAAGGTGGATAAAGAAGCATTAGAGAATCTTGATATTGTGAAAGGTTCCTTTCTATCAAGTGGTCAGTTCCAAGTTGTTATTGGCCAAGGAACAGTAGACAAGGTATATGCAGCAATGATTAAAGAGACAGGCATAGAAGAGGCTAGTAAGGACGATGTGAAGGCAGCTAGTAACGAAAAGCAAAATCCGTTGCAGCGTGGAATTAAAACGTTAGCTGATATTTTCATCCCAATTCTTCCAGCTATTGTAACTGCTGGCTTGCTTCTGGGTATCAATAATATCTTGGTAGGGAAAGGAATATTTAGTGAGACTCAATCACTAATTGAAATGTACCCTGAATGGGCTGGTATTGCGAGCATGATTAATATTATCGCAAATACAGCATTCACATTTCTGCCAGCTTTGATCGGTTGGGCAGCGGTGAAGCGATTCGGTGGTAGTCCAATCCTTGGTATTGTACTTGGGTTAATCATGGTTCATCCCGATTTGTTAAATGCTTATGCATATGGTGACGCATTGAAAGCGGGAACAATTCCTACATGGAACTTGTTTGGATTCGAAGTTGATAAAATTGGTTACCAAGGTCAGGTTCTACCAGTATTATTTGCTTCCTATGTATTAGCTAAAATTGAAGTCTATTTGAGGAAAAAAGTAATGGATTCGTTACAATTGTTAATCGTACCACCAGTTGCATTGCTTGTAACAGGGTTCTTGACCTTTATCTTAATTGGTCCTGTTATGTTTGCAGTAGGAAATTTTATTACAGATGGTATTGTCAGTATATTTGATGCATTTCCTATTATTGGGGGACTTTTGTATGGAGCAATCTATGCACCACTTGTAATAACCGGTATGCATCATACATTATTGGCAGTAGATATTCAATTAATTGGTTCAACGGGAACTACATTCTTGTGGCCGATACTGGCACTTTCTAACATAGCGCAAGGTGCAGCTGTATTTGCAATTTGGGTAGCTGCTAAAAATGAAAAACTAAAAGGACTCTCGTTAACATCTGGAATTTCAGCGTGGCTCGGAATTACAGAACCCGCAATGTTCGGGGTCAATTTACGCTACAAATATCCATTCGTGGCTGCAGTTATTGGTTCTTCTATAGCTGGTGCAATTATTATGATGCAAGGTGTAACTGCTCATTCAATTGGAATTGGCGGTGTTCCGGCTCCACTTTCTATTGAGAGTGGAATGACAGCTTTCTTGATTGGAATCGTTATTGTAATTATAATACCATTTTTGATTACGTATTTTATCGCTATACGTAAAGTAAATAAATAA
- a CDS encoding YkoF family thiamine/hydroxymethylpyrimidine-binding protein, which translates to MTNQQCSESRIAGCSFSVHPMSDNFIEVITHALKSVDKSKVWMETDDVTTTIRGKLVHVFDVTKSIFIHAAKTGEHVAFQATYSLGCPGDSAGDVYMAEDDIPANNTQIKDIKQPVAAKFSLYPLGGGNYMDVIMKQIEAMRKHVDVSHAHYSTRLDGESIKVLNGLEQVFNATVDGGSNHTVMTVSMSANSPSHKGANEHE; encoded by the coding sequence ATGACAAATCAACAATGTTCAGAATCACGTATCGCTGGGTGTAGTTTTTCTGTTCATCCAATGAGTGATAACTTTATTGAGGTTATTACTCATGCATTAAAAAGTGTGGACAAATCTAAAGTTTGGATGGAAACAGACGATGTGACAACAACGATCCGCGGGAAACTTGTACATGTTTTTGACGTAACAAAATCTATTTTTATACATGCTGCAAAAACTGGTGAACACGTTGCGTTCCAGGCGACATATTCATTAGGCTGTCCAGGTGACTCAGCGGGTGATGTTTATATGGCGGAAGATGATATACCAGCTAATAACACTCAAATAAAAGACATCAAGCAACCAGTTGCCGCTAAATTTTCTCTTTATCCATTAGGTGGTGGAAACTATATGGACGTAATCATGAAACAGATTGAAGCTATGAGAAAACATGTCGACGTTTCACATGCACATTATTCCACTAGATTAGACGGGGAATCCATTAAAGTTCTCAATGGATTGGAACAGGTTTTCAATGCAACAGTTGATGGAGGGTCAAATCACACGGTGATGACAGTCTCTATGTCAGCAAATAGTCCATCACATAAAGGGGCGAACGAACATGAGTAA
- a CDS encoding ECF transporter S component: MSNWRFKEIVVLSALSVVFAVVYLAFLPVGKILVGFFGPIGYDLIFGIWFIVSIIAAYIIRKPGAAFISETIAAMVEVLLGSAVGPLLIVSGMIQGLGAEAAFAATRWKNYSTWVLMAAGVGAALFSFAYGYFMSGYAALSTTYVFGMLIARMVSGALIAGLLGKALSDGLAQTGVLSSFALGKEYRRKKAA; encoded by the coding sequence ATGAGTAATTGGCGTTTTAAAGAAATTGTTGTCTTGTCTGCACTATCCGTTGTATTCGCAGTTGTTTATTTAGCGTTTCTTCCTGTTGGGAAAATTCTTGTAGGATTCTTCGGACCGATTGGTTATGACCTTATATTTGGAATTTGGTTTATCGTTTCAATTATTGCGGCTTACATTATTCGCAAGCCTGGTGCAGCCTTTATCTCGGAAACGATTGCAGCGATGGTCGAGGTCTTACTTGGCAGTGCAGTTGGTCCATTGCTTATTGTATCTGGAATGATTCAGGGACTCGGCGCCGAGGCTGCGTTTGCAGCAACACGATGGAAAAATTACTCAACATGGGTGCTCATGGCTGCAGGTGTTGGTGCTGCACTGTTTAGCTTTGCATATGGCTATTTTATGAGTGGCTATGCTGCACTATCGACAACTTATGTATTTGGTATGTTGATAGCACGCATGGTAAGCGGTGCACTAATTGCTGGATTACTAGGAAAGGCATTAAGCGATGGTTTAGCACAAACTGGAGTCTTATCTAGCTTTGCTTTAGGCAAAGAATACAGAAGGAAAAAAGCAGCATGA
- a CDS encoding ABC transporter ATP-binding protein produces MKKDSLLRVQQLSLRFENQLDTDTLSGVSFELNKGEAILLLGPSGCGKSTLTYCLNGLYPRELDGAMTGDVFINGKRSTDYKPGELSRQVGVVFQDPETQFCMLTVEDEIAFGLENLNIPRQLMDEKINDALSLVTMTPFKKSAIASLSGGQKQKLALACILAMEPDLLILDEPTANLDPIASKDLITTIQHLKQQKEFSLIVIEHQLDGWMGLFDRSLLLNRSGELFYDGSLRNGIEQILTKMNEQGIWLPKVTQYILQQGKHWGNFIPLTINEFADQADKWLPVKWEPELPVNKNNPVVFLEATNISWMKKNQEILRNVSFNLYNGEFVAIVGANGSGKTSLSRILAGIQKPTSGTIHVKGKPLKQWKETYLRDEIGYVFQNPEHQFIMNSVFDEIAFSLRLKGMNDNEILAKVNSLLKTCGLLKLENEHPYTLSQGQKRRLSVATMIVDNQRLLLLDEPTFGQDAHSTKELMNLLTERHKQGNTIVMITHDMEIVHHYANRVIVIEQGVIAADCHPNELWNSSSATLHSWQLEKPIQVQLQEIYEKETYYVSTSS; encoded by the coding sequence ATGAAAAAAGATTCACTATTACGCGTGCAACAGCTGTCCCTACGTTTTGAAAATCAATTAGATACCGACACCCTATCTGGGGTTAGCTTTGAATTAAACAAAGGTGAAGCAATTTTGTTGCTTGGACCAAGTGGCTGTGGAAAAAGCACATTAACTTATTGTTTAAACGGCCTATATCCACGTGAACTGGATGGAGCGATGACTGGTGATGTTTTCATCAATGGTAAACGATCGACTGACTACAAGCCAGGTGAGCTTAGTCGTCAAGTAGGTGTTGTATTTCAAGACCCAGAAACACAATTTTGCATGCTTACCGTTGAAGATGAAATTGCTTTTGGTTTAGAAAATTTAAACATCCCGCGGCAACTGATGGATGAAAAAATCAACGATGCACTTTCGCTTGTTACTATGACCCCCTTTAAGAAGTCGGCTATTGCATCTCTTTCTGGAGGCCAAAAACAAAAGCTAGCCTTAGCATGCATTCTGGCAATGGAACCAGATTTACTTATATTAGATGAGCCTACCGCAAATTTGGATCCAATCGCATCAAAAGATTTAATTACAACCATCCAACATTTGAAACAACAAAAAGAATTTTCTCTTATCGTCATTGAACACCAATTAGACGGTTGGATGGGACTGTTTGATCGCAGCCTTTTATTGAATAGATCTGGAGAGCTTTTTTATGATGGCTCACTTCGAAATGGAATCGAACAAATCTTAACGAAAATGAATGAACAAGGTATTTGGCTTCCAAAGGTAACACAGTATATTTTACAACAAGGAAAACATTGGGGGAATTTTATCCCGTTAACGATTAATGAATTTGCTGACCAAGCAGATAAATGGTTACCGGTAAAATGGGAGCCTGAACTACCGGTTAACAAGAATAATCCCGTTGTATTCCTTGAGGCAACCAATATTTCATGGATGAAAAAGAATCAAGAAATCCTTCGAAATGTCTCATTCAACCTGTATAACGGAGAATTTGTTGCCATCGTTGGTGCAAACGGCAGTGGTAAAACATCACTTTCGCGAATTTTGGCTGGTATCCAAAAGCCTACATCAGGAACCATTCATGTAAAAGGAAAACCATTAAAACAATGGAAGGAAACTTATTTACGTGATGAGATAGGATATGTCTTCCAGAATCCAGAACATCAGTTTATTATGAACTCTGTGTTTGATGAAATAGCATTCAGTTTACGATTAAAGGGAATGAACGATAATGAAATACTTGCTAAAGTCAATTCCCTTTTAAAGACGTGTGGATTATTGAAACTTGAAAATGAGCATCCGTATACCCTTAGTCAAGGTCAAAAACGCCGTCTTAGTGTAGCAACTATGATCGTCGACAATCAACGACTACTCTTGTTAGATGAACCGACTTTTGGACAGGATGCACATTCTACCAAAGAATTAATGAACCTGCTTACTGAACGACATAAACAAGGAAACACCATTGTCATGATTACTCATGACATGGAGATTGTCCATCACTATGCCAATCGAGTAATTGTTATCGAACAAGGAGTTATCGCTGCTGATTGCCACCCAAACGAATTATGGAATAGCTCATCAGCGACACTGCACTCCTGGCAGCTCGAGAAACCGATCCAGGTTCAGCTCCAAGAAATCTATGAAAAGGAAACTTATTATGTTTCTACATCGTCTTAA
- a CDS encoding energy-coupling factor transporter transmembrane component T family protein: MFLHRLNPSIKALTIVLLEIMLALVFDPITPFLFMVWTITLTFIGGNINLKKYCLYFLPFFIIAFGMLWTTIVFADTPKYPQEIINFLGFNIPEESLMTAFALSLRVLSVAALALLFIFTTDTVDFILSLIQQLKLSPKIAYGVLAGYRFLPMMKDELFIIRSAHRVRGFDQAKTLREKWNQYKTFSIPLLASAIRKAERTAMAMESKGFTGEKKRTFYRPFSISLHDWFFSSMMVIAFLGIAYLSWHLGYFQWYSGQL; this comes from the coding sequence ATGTTTCTACATCGTCTTAACCCAAGTATAAAAGCATTAACAATCGTATTGCTTGAGATTATGTTAGCATTAGTGTTTGACCCGATTACTCCATTTCTATTTATGGTTTGGACAATTACATTAACGTTCATCGGTGGGAATATAAACTTGAAGAAGTATTGTTTATACTTCCTACCATTTTTCATTATTGCATTTGGTATGCTTTGGACGACAATTGTTTTTGCAGATACACCTAAGTATCCACAGGAGATAATAAATTTTCTTGGATTCAATATTCCCGAAGAGTCCCTTATGACCGCATTTGCACTGTCATTACGTGTTTTAAGTGTTGCGGCATTGGCACTGTTGTTCATCTTCACTACAGATACCGTGGATTTTATATTAAGTCTTATCCAGCAATTAAAATTATCACCAAAGATTGCATATGGTGTTTTAGCTGGGTATCGGTTTTTACCAATGATGAAGGATGAATTATTCATTATCCGCTCCGCTCATCGGGTTCGAGGTTTTGATCAGGCAAAAACGCTTCGCGAGAAATGGAATCAATACAAAACGTTTTCAATTCCATTGCTAGCAAGTGCTATTCGAAAGGCAGAACGTACTGCAATGGCAATGGAATCAAAAGGATTTACTGGAGAAAAAAAGCGAACGTTTTATCGGCCTTTTTCCATTTCATTACATGATTGGTTCTTTTCAAGTATGATGGTTATTGCTTTTCTAGGGATTGCATATCTTTCGTGGCATTTGGGTTATTTTCAGTGGTATAGTGGTCAACTTTAA